One Deltaproteobacteria bacterium DNA window includes the following coding sequences:
- the nrfD gene encoding polysulfide reductase NrfD, producing MKVSEQDQILLKPVEQTTKRFWITAAILFSIWFIGFLAYLRQFHSGLGVTGLSRPTYWGIYITNFVFFIGISHAGTLISAILRISQAEWRRAITRSAEVITVMVLLFGVGNILIDLGRPDRMLNVIKHPHFTSPLLWDVTSITCYLTASSIYLYLPLIPDIARLRDRGVKWQRFYRILALGWQETPKQKRILERLISIMAVVVIPIAVSVHTVVSYVFSMTIQPMWHSAIFGPYFVVGAIFSGIAALMIAMAIIRKVYRLEEYLKEIHFNYLGILLLVMSLLWFYFTFSEYLTVFYGNEPLEMEIFRSKMSGPYAFYFWMMVGCCFVIPFVILANRKTRTVRGTVIASIAVTIGMWLERFTIVVPSLVNPRLPYVRGIYHPTLVEFAITAGCFAAFILLYMIFTKIFPIVSIWEIEEGRESSLQEVHERVKGYLPGMGGKSE from the coding sequence ATGAAGGTCAGTGAACAGGACCAGATTCTCCTTAAACCGGTGGAACAGACCACGAAGCGATTTTGGATTACTGCAGCGATCCTCTTCTCCATCTGGTTTATCGGATTTTTGGCCTATCTCCGGCAATTTCACAGTGGTCTTGGGGTCACCGGCCTTTCCCGACCGACCTATTGGGGAATCTATATCACCAATTTTGTTTTTTTCATCGGCATCTCTCATGCCGGGACACTCATCTCGGCGATCTTAAGGATTTCCCAGGCAGAATGGAGACGCGCGATCACCCGATCGGCTGAGGTGATCACGGTCATGGTCCTCCTTTTCGGTGTGGGGAATATCCTGATCGATCTGGGGCGCCCGGATCGGATGCTGAATGTGATCAAACACCCCCATTTTACCTCGCCGCTTCTCTGGGATGTCACGAGCATTACCTGTTATCTCACCGCCTCTTCGATCTACCTGTATCTGCCCCTGATCCCGGATATCGCCCGCCTTCGTGATCGCGGCGTCAAATGGCAACGGTTCTACCGGATCCTAGCGCTTGGCTGGCAAGAGACACCGAAACAAAAACGGATCCTCGAGCGTCTCATTTCAATCATGGCGGTCGTTGTGATTCCGATCGCGGTCTCCGTCCACACCGTAGTGAGCTACGTTTTTTCCATGACGATCCAGCCGATGTGGCACTCCGCTATCTTTGGTCCTTACTTTGTTGTCGGGGCGATCTTCTCGGGGATTGCCGCCCTCATGATTGCGATGGCCATCATCCGCAAGGTTTATCGCCTGGAAGAATACTTAAAGGAGATCCACTTTAATTATCTCGGCATTCTCCTGCTTGTCATGTCGCTCCTCTGGTTTTATTTTACATTCAGCGAGTATCTGACTGTCTTCTATGGCAATGAACCGCTGGAGATGGAAATTTTCCGCTCCAAGATGTCCGGTCCTTACGCCTTTTATTTCTGGATGATGGTCGGCTGTTGCTTTGTCATTCCGTTTGTGATCCTGGCAAACCGCAAGACACGGACGGTGCGTGGAACGGTCATTGCCTCAATCGCCGTGACGATCGGAATGTGGTTGGAGCGTTTTACGATCGTCGTCCCATCACTCGTCAACCCGCGTCTTCCTTACGTGAGGGGGATCTATCATCCGACGTTAGTTGAATTCGCCATTACCGCCGGCTGCTTCGCTGCCTTTATTCTGCTTTATATGATCTTTACCAAGATCTTTCCGATCGTCTCTATCTGGGAGATTGAGGAAGGGCGTGAGTCCTCTCTTCAAGAGGTTCATGAGAGGGTTAAGGGATATCTTCCAGGGATGGGAGGAAAATCGGAATGA
- a CDS encoding 4Fe-4S dicluster domain-containing protein codes for MTRWGMVIDLDKCSACQACVVACQSENNVAPPNQELHEQGRSIHWIRVLPTFEGTFPHFRMRLFPLPCLHCDNPPCTKVCPVSATYKSEEGIIGQIFSRCIGCRYCTTACPYTVREFNWKKPVWPEEMKPIRNRDVSIRPKGVVEKCTLCTHRLQKGREKARVEGREMIPEDYIPACVEVCPSQAMIFGDLDDPESEVSKLVRSRRAFRLMEDLGTEPKVIYLSEGGGD; via the coding sequence ATGACACGATGGGGAATGGTGATTGATCTCGACAAGTGCAGCGCCTGTCAGGCCTGTGTGGTAGCCTGTCAGTCGGAAAATAATGTGGCCCCACCGAATCAGGAACTCCATGAGCAAGGACGTTCCATCCACTGGATTCGTGTTCTTCCAACTTTTGAGGGGACCTTCCCCCATTTTCGGATGAGGCTTTTTCCGTTGCCGTGTCTCCACTGTGATAACCCCCCTTGCACGAAGGTCTGTCCCGTGAGTGCGACGTACAAGAGCGAGGAAGGGATTATCGGTCAGATTTTTTCGCGCTGTATCGGCTGCCGGTATTGCACAACCGCCTGTCCCTATACCGTCCGTGAATTTAACTGGAAAAAACCGGTCTGGCCGGAAGAAATGAAACCGATCCGGAATCGGGATGTATCGATTCGTCCCAAGGGGGTCGTTGAAAAATGTACCCTTTGTACCCATCGCCTCCAGAAAGGGCGTGAAAAGGCCCGCGTGGAGGGTCGGGAGATGATCCCTGAAGACTATATCCCCGCCTGCGTGGAGGTCTGTCCCTCACAAGCGATGATTTTTGGGGATCTTGATGACCCCGAGAGTGAGGTCTCCAAACTGGTTCGAAGTCGTCGGGCGTTTCGCCTCATGGAGGATCTCGGAACGGAACCCAAGGTGATCTATCTTTCAGAAGGAGGAGGTGACTAG
- a CDS encoding molybdopterin-dependent oxidoreductase codes for MTISRREFLKDAGIGSLLLFAWQSGLLSASELAGIEEAFARGEESWVTSVCQQCPGACGIRVRMIGSWPVSITGNSIHPINHKTLCPKGVAGLLSFYDPDRLRGPMRRVGERGEGKWEKITWEEALATVSKELKRLREAKETHKVAVMGGRYHGLMRTLFERFLEAYGSPNYLDNSFAPWQGPIEALEKTHGIRSEPKWDLERTRFLLSFSTPLLEAASSPVENLRGWANLRRGNVAHRGRVIQVESRLSTTAAKADEWVPIHPGTEGWLALGIIHVILKEDLYDGYYLGEHTAGFGQFKNLVLENYSHQIISELTGVPIDTIIRLAREFAATKPALAVSARLDPRDQIAIHTLNALVGSINIPGGVLIPREADTGQLPPVERDAIALEGLGHGKFQWTARTPYPLEALFFYYTDPLFSNPQSGRLREIFAKIPLLVSFSPFLDETTAFCDLVLPDHTYLERWQDLPVSTIQGFPLVGLAAPVRPPLYETRHTGDLLLELSRLLGNPISKALPWKDFETALWERMRQLFESQKGDLFGTEFEATWTSFLSRGGWRSPSYGNLDEFQKMLREKGGWWDPVYFYEDWARVFRNNLGRFEFPGLKDLPTIPPGVQKDFPFSLISYPLMTMTGGRNANQSWLADIAGSHLQIGWKTWFELNPITAHQLKIDENDEIWVESSSGRIRGVARLYEGIDPAAVGVPVGFGHKGMGRWAKGIGANPRDIEEGDSRSTELPQPRMTRVKVYKV; via the coding sequence ATGACGATTTCTCGTAGAGAATTTTTGAAGGATGCGGGGATCGGTTCTCTCCTTCTTTTTGCCTGGCAGTCAGGCCTCCTCTCGGCCTCCGAACTGGCCGGGATTGAGGAGGCATTCGCGCGTGGGGAGGAGAGCTGGGTCACGTCGGTTTGTCAGCAATGTCCCGGCGCCTGCGGTATTCGTGTTCGGATGATCGGCTCGTGGCCGGTTTCCATTACGGGAAATTCGATCCATCCGATTAATCACAAGACCCTTTGCCCCAAGGGAGTTGCCGGCCTCTTGTCTTTTTATGATCCGGATCGGCTGCGTGGCCCGATGCGGCGCGTCGGCGAAAGAGGCGAAGGAAAATGGGAAAAGATCACCTGGGAAGAGGCGTTGGCAACGGTCTCCAAGGAGCTGAAACGGCTTCGGGAAGCGAAAGAAACCCACAAGGTTGCTGTGATGGGAGGACGTTATCACGGACTGATGCGGACCCTGTTCGAAAGATTTTTAGAGGCTTATGGATCCCCCAATTATCTCGATAACAGCTTTGCACCATGGCAGGGGCCGATCGAGGCGCTCGAAAAGACCCACGGTATTCGAAGCGAACCGAAATGGGATCTGGAAAGGACACGCTTTCTCCTTTCCTTCTCAACACCGCTCCTGGAGGCGGCGAGTTCGCCGGTCGAAAATTTGCGAGGTTGGGCGAATTTGCGACGTGGCAATGTCGCACATCGCGGACGGGTCATACAGGTCGAGAGCCGTCTCTCAACAACTGCCGCCAAGGCGGATGAATGGGTCCCGATCCATCCAGGGACCGAGGGGTGGCTCGCCTTGGGGATCATCCATGTCATCCTGAAGGAGGATCTCTATGATGGCTATTACCTGGGTGAGCATACGGCCGGGTTCGGTCAGTTCAAAAACCTTGTCCTGGAGAACTACTCCCATCAGATCATTTCGGAACTGACCGGTGTCCCGATCGACACCATCATCCGATTGGCGCGTGAGTTCGCTGCCACAAAGCCGGCCTTGGCCGTTTCGGCCCGACTCGATCCAAGAGACCAGATCGCCATTCATACCTTGAATGCCCTCGTCGGAAGCATCAATATTCCGGGTGGTGTCCTCATCCCGCGTGAGGCCGACACAGGACAACTTCCGCCTGTCGAGAGAGATGCGATTGCCCTCGAGGGACTTGGGCACGGGAAATTCCAATGGACTGCCCGAACCCCTTATCCTTTAGAGGCCCTCTTTTTTTATTACACCGATCCGCTTTTTTCGAATCCGCAGTCGGGAAGGCTGCGTGAAATTTTTGCCAAGATTCCGCTTCTCGTCAGTTTCTCCCCGTTTCTCGATGAGACGACTGCCTTCTGCGATCTCGTCCTGCCGGATCATACCTATCTGGAGAGATGGCAGGATCTCCCAGTCTCCACGATACAGGGTTTTCCACTCGTCGGTCTTGCAGCGCCGGTGCGCCCCCCACTCTATGAGACACGACATACCGGTGATCTTCTTCTGGAACTGTCACGCCTTTTGGGGAATCCGATCTCCAAGGCGCTCCCGTGGAAGGATTTTGAGACGGCCCTCTGGGAGAGGATGCGACAACTCTTCGAATCGCAAAAGGGAGATCTGTTTGGAACCGAATTTGAGGCGACCTGGACTTCTTTCCTCTCTCGTGGTGGCTGGCGTTCCCCCTCCTATGGCAATCTTGATGAGTTTCAAAAAATGCTTCGAGAAAAGGGAGGATGGTGGGATCCGGTTTATTTTTACGAAGACTGGGCGCGGGTCTTTCGGAATAACCTGGGACGATTTGAATTCCCCGGCTTGAAGGATCTCCCGACAATCCCTCCGGGCGTTCAGAAGGACTTCCCCTTTTCCCTGATCAGCTATCCTCTGATGACGATGACCGGTGGAAGAAATGCAAATCAGTCCTGGCTTGCCGATATCGCCGGCTCCCACCTTCAAATCGGCTGGAAGACCTGGTTTGAACTGAACCCGATAACGGCCCATCAGTTAAAGATCGATGAGAACGACGAAATTTGGGTTGAATCCTCAAGCGGCAGGATTCGCGGAGTTGCCAGACTTTATGAAGGGATAGACCCGGCTGCCGTCGGTGTTCCTGTCGGGTTTGGTCATAAGGGGATGGGACGGTGGGCCAAGGGGATTGGGGCAAACCCACGTGATATTGAGGAAGGGGATTCACGATCGACGGAATTGCCCCAGCCTCGGATGACCCGCGTAAAGGTTTATAAGGTATGA
- a CDS encoding cytochrome c3 family protein, protein MSDSQRKLKGKIVLVVIVLIALLAILAGVHRFKQRVVQPIAFNHRLHVTELKLECNHCHTGVETQAFATLPPVEICLGCHAAPLSEKPEEAKVREYAEKEGKIPWRRLTRMPDHVYFSHQRHVTFGKVSCEECHGKMEERNKPPTTAPKDLLMENCLECHQRQGASVDCISCHR, encoded by the coding sequence ATGTCTGATAGTCAAAGAAAATTAAAGGGGAAGATCGTTCTTGTGGTGATTGTGTTGATCGCTCTTCTCGCCATTCTGGCAGGGGTGCATCGATTCAAACAACGGGTTGTGCAACCGATTGCCTTCAATCACAGGCTTCACGTAACGGAGCTGAAACTGGAGTGTAACCACTGTCATACAGGGGTGGAAACCCAAGCCTTCGCAACCCTCCCTCCTGTAGAGATCTGTCTCGGGTGTCATGCGGCACCTCTTTCCGAAAAACCCGAGGAGGCCAAGGTGCGCGAGTATGCCGAGAAAGAGGGGAAAATCCCCTGGCGTCGTCTCACGCGCATGCCAGACCATGTTTACTTTTCGCATCAAAGACATGTCACATTTGGAAAGGTCTCCTGTGAGGAGTGTCACGGCAAAATGGAGGAAAGGAACAAACCTCCGACGACGGCGCCAAAGGATCTTTTAATGGAAAACTGTCTTGAGTGCCATCAGAGGCAAGGAGCCTCTGTGGATTGTATCTCGTGTCATCGGTGA
- a CDS encoding cytochrome c, whose product MQKISLIIGILWFLTAVTPSAFADGKATFEAKCKVCHGIDGKGSAPMVKGMKVELKQLDLTDDTKAKVDADLIKSVTDGIGGKMPAFKGKLDDGLIAEVVQYLKGL is encoded by the coding sequence ATGCAAAAGATATCACTGATCATTGGGATTCTCTGGTTCCTCACCGCCGTTACCCCTTCGGCTTTTGCCGATGGGAAGGCAACCTTCGAGGCCAAATGCAAGGTCTGTCACGGTATTGATGGCAAGGGGAGCGCCCCGATGGTCAAAGGGATGAAGGTGGAGCTGAAACAACTCGATCTTACGGACGACACCAAGGCCAAAGTGGATGCTGACCTCATCAAGAGCGTTACCGACGGCATTGGCGGAAAAATGCCCGCCTTTAAGGGAAAACTTGATGATGGATTGATTGCCGAGGTTGTCCAATACCTCAAGGGACTCTAA
- a CDS encoding cytochrome bc complex cytochrome b subunit yields the protein MKPIFKKLTDWLKVSIPIPGEFFTKVTSEPVPHHLKRWWFALGGTPAYLFMIQVVTGILLTFYYVPEPGHAYSSIQRITYDIHFGWVIRSVHKWAANLMIIAVILHVFRIFFTGAYRKPRELNWMIGCLILGCTLGFGFTGYSLIYEQLSYWGATVAANITQNVPLLGDFLARFMRGGDSVEENTLTRFFVFHTMLLPLGLTLLLVVHITLIRLLGVTEFQFEEDKGKPERHFPFFPNHFLMEVIIGMCLTLLITFLVVFFPARLGPPADPFLTPEHIKPEWYFYFTFRWLKLTSLQVGVLGTGAAYALLIFWPFIESGLAKKFPNRDFSIWLGVIAVVTLIILTVWEALV from the coding sequence GTGAAACCGATTTTCAAAAAATTAACCGACTGGCTGAAGGTCTCGATCCCCATTCCGGGTGAATTTTTTACCAAGGTGACGAGCGAGCCGGTTCCACACCATCTCAAGCGCTGGTGGTTTGCACTCGGTGGAACGCCGGCGTACCTTTTTATGATCCAGGTTGTCACAGGCATCTTGCTCACATTCTATTACGTTCCAGAACCGGGCCATGCCTATTCAAGCATTCAACGGATCACTTACGACATCCACTTTGGCTGGGTTATCCGGAGTGTCCATAAGTGGGCGGCCAATCTGATGATCATTGCAGTCATCCTTCACGTCTTTCGTATTTTCTTTACGGGGGCCTATCGGAAGCCGCGCGAACTCAACTGGATGATTGGCTGCCTGATTTTGGGTTGTACGCTCGGTTTTGGATTTACCGGCTATTCCCTTATCTACGAGCAGCTCTCTTACTGGGGGGCAACGGTGGCGGCTAACATCACGCAGAATGTGCCGTTACTTGGCGATTTTCTGGCTCGCTTTATGCGAGGTGGAGATAGTGTGGAGGAGAATACCTTGACGCGATTTTTCGTCTTTCACACGATGCTCTTGCCGCTCGGCCTGACGCTTCTGTTAGTCGTTCATATCACGCTGATTCGTTTGTTGGGAGTGACCGAGTTTCAGTTTGAAGAGGACAAGGGAAAGCCGGAGAGGCACTTTCCGTTCTTTCCAAATCACTTCCTGATGGAGGTGATTATCGGGATGTGTCTCACGCTCCTGATTACCTTTTTGGTGGTGTTTTTTCCCGCGCGGCTCGGGCCGCCTGCCGATCCTTTCTTGACGCCGGAACATATCAAGCCGGAGTGGTACTTTTATTTTACCTTTCGGTGGTTGAAACTGACCTCGCTCCAGGTTGGGGTGTTGGGGACCGGTGCCGCCTACGCCCTTCTCATCTTTTGGCCATTTATTGAGAGCGGTCTTGCCAAAAAATTTCCAAACCGGGATTTTTCCATCTGGCTCGGGGTGATAGCCGTCGTGACCTTAATCATCTTAACCGTGTGGGAGGCGCTTGTTTAA
- a CDS encoding cytochrome c3 family protein yields the protein MGLVISPLELRGAIFVLLLLLPNLSFAEEPAKVSVCLSCHREMGGELAQPVSLWEKSIHAQLGNNCEGCHGGDPNDEALAMNPEKGFVGSPKPEEIPDFCGKCHVGVMENYKKSPHYSAFRRGIGPSCVTCHKSHDVERASFDLIDETLCSQCHSYENGRKMKQAFISAELELQKMKSTFHKLDRRGMPVRKFEEKLFAERNALHQMTHTLDVMEIEKKTELVLTNLEVMKQETAALWKKVKKRWAIGSLVGLFLILFILLLIKLHRSLEEE from the coding sequence ATGGGTCTCGTGATATCTCCCCTTGAATTAAGGGGGGCGATATTCGTTCTCCTGCTTCTGTTGCCTAACTTGAGTTTCGCTGAAGAACCGGCAAAAGTCAGCGTCTGCCTCTCCTGCCATCGTGAGATGGGGGGGGAGCTGGCGCAACCGGTCAGCCTCTGGGAAAAGAGCATTCACGCCCAGCTGGGAAACAACTGTGAAGGGTGCCATGGTGGAGATCCCAACGACGAGGCTCTGGCGATGAATCCTGAAAAGGGATTTGTCGGTTCGCCAAAACCTGAAGAAATCCCGGATTTCTGTGGCAAATGTCACGTCGGTGTCATGGAAAACTACAAAAAGAGCCCTCATTATTCAGCATTTCGCCGAGGGATTGGGCCAAGTTGTGTCACGTGCCATAAGAGTCACGATGTGGAACGGGCCTCCTTTGATCTCATCGATGAGACGCTCTGTTCGCAATGTCATTCGTATGAGAACGGTCGAAAAATGAAACAGGCGTTTATCTCAGCCGAGCTGGAGCTTCAAAAAATGAAATCGACGTTCCACAAGCTTGACCGTCGTGGAATGCCGGTCCGCAAATTTGAAGAGAAACTGTTTGCCGAGCGCAACGCACTCCATCAAATGACACACACGCTTGATGTGATGGAGATCGAGAAAAAAACCGAGTTGGTCCTCACCAATCTCGAGGTGATGAAACAGGAGACGGCCGCACTTTGGAAAAAGGTCAAGAAGAGATGGGCCATTGGATCGCTGGTCGGACTTTTTCTCATTCTCTTCATTCTCCTTTTGATCAAGCTTCACCGATCACTGGAGGAAGAGTGA
- a CDS encoding Rieske 2Fe-2S domain-containing protein, with protein sequence MKRFHIRGGPAVVIHGTEGYAAFSLVCSHLGCLVTWEGVKNEFLCPCHGARFDVNGSVVSGPPPKGLERLRLEEKEDEVWVS encoded by the coding sequence ATGAAGCGATTTCATATCCGGGGAGGGCCGGCGGTGGTGATCCATGGTACCGAGGGGTACGCCGCTTTTTCGCTGGTCTGTTCCCACTTGGGTTGTCTTGTGACCTGGGAAGGGGTGAAAAATGAGTTTCTCTGCCCCTGTCATGGGGCCCGGTTTGATGTGAACGGGAGCGTGGTCTCTGGGCCACCGCCCAAGGGGTTGGAACGACTTCGATTGGAAGAGAAGGAGGATGAGGTATGGGTCTCGTGA
- a CDS encoding cytochrome c3 family protein: protein MFIALSSLFIYRSYDYVQHDARFCQSCHIMQKPFEKWSTSPHHLVSCHECHKQPLSASLHQVWFYFTQQPKEVVRHPELDHKVCSRCHLSQDPQWKLIGETAGHQVHFKKAGIDCLDCHMGGVHNFIKPTDRCIDCHTDKVEGPGKKMAFMHCTDCHHFLAKSEELRPDRKTCLECHQKIQVGKESFPEEAPMSTFDCSTCHKPHEKIRPDRELCMTCHSDLKGGHPLFSKELSCTACHAPHRWRIQ from the coding sequence ATGTTCATCGCCCTGTCGAGTTTATTTATCTATCGTTCCTATGATTATGTTCAACACGATGCACGCTTCTGCCAGTCGTGCCACATCATGCAAAAGCCGTTTGAAAAATGGAGCACCTCTCCTCATCATCTTGTCTCTTGTCATGAATGTCACAAACAACCACTTTCAGCGAGTCTTCATCAAGTCTGGTTTTATTTTACACAGCAACCCAAAGAGGTTGTTCGCCATCCGGAACTCGATCATAAGGTCTGCTCCCGGTGTCACTTGAGTCAGGATCCTCAATGGAAGTTGATTGGTGAAACGGCGGGGCATCAGGTTCACTTTAAAAAGGCGGGGATTGATTGTTTGGATTGTCATATGGGAGGCGTTCATAATTTTATTAAACCGACCGATCGTTGTATCGATTGTCACACCGACAAGGTGGAAGGACCTGGCAAAAAAATGGCCTTTATGCACTGCACCGATTGTCATCACTTTTTGGCCAAGTCAGAGGAACTCCGACCCGATCGGAAAACTTGCCTTGAATGTCATCAAAAAATTCAGGTTGGGAAAGAGAGTTTTCCCGAAGAAGCCCCCATGTCGACCTTTGACTGTTCCACCTGTCATAAGCCTCATGAAAAAATCCGCCCAGATCGCGAGCTTTGCATGACATGCCACTCTGATCTGAAGGGAGGGCATCCCCTCTTTTCCAAGGAGCTGAGTTGCACCGCTTGTCACGCACCACACCGATGGAGGATTCAATGA
- a CDS encoding heme-copper oxidase subunit III, translated as MIKEESAKIGLVLVILTEIMFFAGLLSSYWILRESVHPWPPVGQPRLPVGTTAVNTVLFLASLWTMNMAVRSFREAGIKKISTFLGITALLGIAFLGLQGFEWVRLIQFGLTTALNVYGGTFYMIVGMHGLHVVVALLLLFFVLWRLRRIERGNAGTLLALCRIYWFFVVLLWPVIYVALYLL; from the coding sequence ATGATCAAGGAAGAATCGGCCAAAATTGGCCTCGTTCTTGTCATTCTTACGGAGATCATGTTTTTTGCGGGGCTCCTCTCTTCCTACTGGATCTTGAGGGAGTCGGTTCATCCGTGGCCCCCCGTAGGACAGCCGAGACTCCCCGTTGGCACCACCGCGGTCAATACAGTACTTTTTCTTGCAAGCCTTTGGACGATGAACATGGCCGTCCGTTCGTTTCGCGAGGCAGGGATCAAAAAAATCTCGACCTTTCTTGGGATAACAGCGTTGCTCGGGATTGCCTTTCTCGGCCTGCAAGGTTTTGAATGGGTCCGTTTGATCCAGTTCGGACTTACGACGGCCCTGAATGTTTACGGGGGGACGTTTTATATGATTGTCGGCATGCATGGGCTTCATGTCGTCGTGGCGCTGTTGTTGCTTTTCTTTGTCCTTTGGAGGCTCCGACGGATTGAGAGGGGAAACGCCGGAACCCTACTCGCCCTTTGCCGGATCTATTGGTTCTTTGTTGTGTTACTGTGGCCTGTCATCTATGTGGCCCTTTACCTTCTTTAG
- a CDS encoding cytochrome c oxidase subunit 3 has product MNHAVSHNSSVEVPVWRLGIWWFLASEIVVFGGLVVCYILYRFNHPEWGMEAGRTLLWVGSVNTVVLLTSSLTMILAHYSIVEKGDLALGRRYLGVTILLGLLFLCFKGYEYSHEIHAGLVPSRSLFWGFYYLMTGLHGLHVIGGLVANGVILGGLSQGRTPHRIESIGLYWHFVDVVWIFLFPLLYLASQGGAS; this is encoded by the coding sequence GTGAATCACGCCGTCTCTCACAATTCGTCCGTAGAGGTTCCGGTCTGGCGTCTTGGAATCTGGTGGTTTCTTGCCTCCGAGATTGTCGTTTTTGGTGGGTTGGTCGTTTGTTACATCCTGTACCGCTTTAATCATCCTGAGTGGGGAATGGAGGCCGGTCGAACTCTCCTGTGGGTCGGGTCAGTGAATACGGTTGTCCTGCTGACGAGCAGCCTTACGATGATACTGGCCCATTATTCTATTGTTGAAAAAGGGGATCTTGCCTTGGGCCGACGGTATCTCGGAGTGACGATCCTCTTGGGCCTCCTCTTCCTCTGCTTCAAAGGGTATGAGTACTCTCATGAGATTCATGCGGGGCTTGTTCCGTCCCGTAGCCTTTTTTGGGGTTTTTACTATTTGATGACAGGCCTTCATGGACTTCATGTCATTGGAGGGCTTGTTGCCAACGGTGTTATTTTGGGGGGTTTGAGTCAGGGAAGGACTCCTCACCGGATCGAATCGATCGGCCTCTATTGGCACTTTGTTGATGTCGTCTGGATTTTTCTCTTTCCGCTCCTCTATCTTGCTTCTCAAGGAGGGGCGTCGTGA